AAAAATGCCGCTTATCAAAAGCGGCATTTTTAACACAATGGGCTTAATTACTTAGCGTTCATTAATGCAACTGTGTTATCTAACATGCGGTTACTGAAACCCCATTCGTTGTCATACCATGCCATTACTTTAACCAAACGACCATTAACACGTGTTTGTGTCGCATCGAAGTTTGAAGAGAATGGGTTGTGGTTGAAATCGATAGACACTAACGGTTCTTCGTTAATCGCTAATACTTCACATAATGGAGAAGCTTTAGCTGCATCAGCAACGATTTGATTAATTTCTTCTGCAGTAGTATCACGTGATGCTAAGAAGGTTAAATCAACTAAAGACACGTTTACCGTTGGTACACGTACTGCTAAACCGTCAAATTTACCTTGTAATTCAGGTACCACTAAACCTACTGCTGCAGCAGCACCGGTTTTAGTTGGGATCATCGACATTGCTGCTGCACGAGCACGACGTAAATCAGTGTGGTATACATCTGATAAACGTTGGTCATTAGTGTAAGCATGAATAGTTGTCATTAAACCTGATTCAATACCAACGGCATCACTTAACGGTTTTGCAAATGGCGCTAAACAGTTAGTAGTACATGATGCATTTGAAATAACCGTCATATCTTTGGTTAGTACATCTTGATTAACACCATAAACTACCGTCGCATCAACATTTTTACCTGGTGCAGAAATAATTACTTTTTTTGCGCCAGCGTTCAAATGTGGTTGAACAGACTCTTTAGAAGTGAAGATGCCGGTACATTCGTAAACAACATCAACATTTAGTTCAGCCCATGGAAGCTTAGCAGGATCACGTTCTTGGAAAGTTAAAATCTTGTCACCATTAACGTAAATTGCTTCATCATCATGATCAACTTTAGCGTTAAAACGACCATGTACAGAATCGTACTTGGTTAGATGGGCGTTAATTGACGCGTCACCTAAATCGTTTAAGGCTACGATTTCGATTGGGTAATCTTTTTCGCTTTCATATAAAGCGCGTAACACATTTCTACCGATACGGCCATAGCCGTTAATTGCAACACGGATAGTCATCTCATATCCCTCAATGAAAAAAAATTTGGTGGCACGTCTTTCGCCTAGTAGTAAAATTACCAAATTGGCTGTGTTCGTCAAGTGAATTCCATCAAAACTGGTGTTTTAGACAGCGAATTTACGTATTTTTTTTACATTTTTGCCTTTGTGGTTAAAGTTTATACATAAAATTGAAAGTACACTAAGCATCAATTCTTTTTATCTTCTAGCAAAACAGCACTTTCACTATTAGAAAATCGGTTACCACGGATGTCATCAATTAAAGCAGAAGCCTGACTATCTAATGAGGTGGCAAGTGACATATTTGTGCCAATTAAACTCAGAAGTTGAGAACTATCCAGCTTTTCATCACCAATCAAGCTATAAGCTTTGGTAAAAATGTAAACATATTCAAAGTTTTGTTCTTGTTGATAAAGCGAAGCAATAGCCAGTAACCAATCTGGATTAAATTGTTCGGTATCTACGGTATCAAACAAGTATCGATAGATATGTTTAGCTTCATTTGGCGAGATGCGTATGTAGTGCGCACCAAGCTGTGCCAAAATATCGATATCATAAATCATGCCAGCTTTGTATTGGTCAATCACAATTTGTAATGACGCTTGATCATTAAAGCGGATCCAACGGTAATAGGCTAGATATACATCATTATTGTTTTTAGTAAACTCTTGCAACTCAGATAGGTTTTGAGTACTAACTGCATAAGCTCTTTGTCTATCACTGGTACGCTGGGTATTCAAAACATGTTGAACACCTGCCGCTAGCTCAACACATTGGCTGTAGTTTTCAAGGTAGATAAGGTGCTGGAATAACTGCTTACCTGATGGACTTTCGGTATTTTTTAATTGTAAACGGTGCAGAATTAAATCTGCTTTTTCAAATCTACACCAACTATCTCGATGCAAATCTGCACAAAGTTCAGGATTATTTTTACAAATAACGTCGCTATTTCGGTCATTTTCACAGCCAAAAAGGCCAAAAAAAGCACCAATAAAAGTAAATGATGTAATTATTACTAGATTTCGGTTCAAAAGGGGCTCCGTGGTGCTAAATTGTCTAATAAAATTACATATTTAGCGAAAATTTGTTACTGGCGAAATGCTGCGTATTTCATTACAATGTCGCCGACCTAGCAGGCCAAATGCCCTAAAATAAGTTAATTATTGGCCTTTTCTTTTTGTTACTCAAACCTTTCTGAAAGTTTTTAAAGAAAAGTGAGATAAAGGAACCCTACATGAGCGCAGATAAACATCTACAAAGTTGGCAAGAACGTTTTGAAATGGCCGAAGCAATGCAACCATTGCTGGGGAAACTCTACCGTAACCAAGGTGTTGAAGTGGTAGTTTACGGGAAGCCATTATTAAACGCATCGACGATTGAAATCATTAAATCACATAGATTGGTACGTCGTCATGTAGGTGAAAAATTACGTTTACGTGAAAGTTTCCCGTTCGTTCAAGCACTTAGTAAACTTGCCGTGAAGCATTGTAAAGTTGATATCGGTAAGTTAGCAATCAATTATTGGCGTGATCATAGCGATGGTTCGCAAATTGAAGCTTACATGGCTGCTGAATTATCTTTAGGTATTAACCATGGTGATGATACACCAGCCCGAGATGTGGTGCTTTACGGTTTTGGTCGTATTGGTCGTCTTTTAGCCCGTTTGTTAATTGAACGTACCGGTAAAAGTAATAAATTATGTTTACGCGCTATCGTGTTACGTGGCGGCAAGAAAGGCGATTTAGAAAAACGCGCCAGCTTATTGCGTCGAGATTCAGTTCATGGACCATTCAATGGTTCTGTGGAAGTAGATGAAGAAAATAACGCTATCATTGCAAACGGTACTTACATTCAAGTGATTTATGCTAATTCACCTGATCAAGTTGATTACACCAAATACGGTATCAAAGATGCTTTAGTTGTTGATAATACTGGCATTTGGAAGGATGAGGCCGGTTTAGGCTTGCACCTAAAGAGCCCAGGCGCATCCAAAGTATTACTCACAGCACCTGCAAAAGGTGCAATTAAGAATATTGTGTACGGTGTAAATGAAAACGACATTTTAGCTGAAGATGTAATTGTGTCTGCAGCAAGTTGTACGACTAATGCTATTACGCCGGTTTTAAAAGCAGTAAACGATAAATATGGTATTGAAAATGGTCATGTCGAAACCATTCACTCTTATACTAATGACCAAAATCTAATCGATAACTATCATAGTGCCGACCGTCGTGGTCGAAGTGCGCCATTAAACATGGTGATTACCGAGACTGGGGCAGCCAAGGCGGTATCTAAAGCATTACCTGTGTTAGAGGGTAAGCTAACCGGAAATGCTATCCGCGTTCCAACACCAAATGTGTCAATGGCGATCATTAGTGTGAATTTAAATTCTGAAACAAATCGTGATGAGTTAAATGAATATTTAAAAGACATCGCATTGTTATCTAATTTACAAAATCAAATTGATTTTACTGAATCAACAGAAATTGTATCAAGTGATTTAGTTGGCTCTCGTTATGCAGGTGTTGTTGATTCGCAAGCGACTATTGCACAGGGCAAGCGTGCCATTTTATATGTATGGTATGACAACGAGTTTGGCTATAGCTGCCAGGTAGTTGGCGTGATGCAAAAAATGCTTGGTTTAACGACTTTATCTTTACCACAAAGTTAATCAGTTAACTGTGTGACAAAAGCACCCTTGTGTGCTTTTGTTGTTTTCAAAAATAAAAAAAGTCGCGATTTGAATGTTTAAACAGCAATTGAGCTTAAATTTAAAAATATTCTAACTTTATTGATTGACAGTTTAAGCCAAATCGGTAGAATGCCAATCCGCACTCAGGGGAACTTAAGCCGTCAAAGCTGAATTAGCCCAAGTGCAATAAAGATTCAGCGACATTAGCTCAGTTGGTAGAGCGATACCTTGCCAAGGTATAGGTCATCGGTTCGAACCCGATATGTCGCTCCAAATTGAGTTTGGATTGTAAGTTACGATTTGAACAACAGTTTGCCCGAGTGGTGGAATCGGTAGACACAAGGGATTTAAAATCCCTCGCTGAATAAGCGTGCCAGTTCAAGTCTGGCCTCGGGTACCATTATTAAGCTTGCTTGCAAGTGATGGATAAAAAAGCCTCGACATTAGTCGGGGCTTTTTTATGTCTGTAATTTGAGTTAGCTTACTTCTGTCATTGCTATTTTTTACAAGCAATGACATTAACAGTGTTTGTGTTTCATTGGCGATTAATATTATGACACATTGATAAAAAGGCCTGAGACAATTCATGTTTCAAGCCTTTTATTGTGTTAATCACTTAAATGCTTCACTGGTTATCAGTAAAATGGCGACTTAACTTGTAAGCGGATTTTGGCTAGCAAGGTATTCATCAAATGTACCTTGGAAATTGATTAATTTGTTATCTTTAACGTCAATAATACGCGTGGCTAGTGATGAAACAAATTCTCTATCGTGACTGACAAATATCAAGGTTCCTTCAAACAGTTTTAACGCCTGATTGAGGGCTTCAATCGCTTCCATATCCATGTGGTTTGTTGGCTCATCCATGACAAGCACGTTAATGTCCATCATCATAAGTTTGCCAAATAATAGGCGGTTCTTTTCACCACCTGAGCAATTGCGAACTTTTTTGTTGGCATCATCCTCGGTAAATAACAAACGTCCTAGCATACCGCGCACCATTAAGTCGTTATGCTTGGGTGTGCGCCATAATGACATCCAATCAAATAGACTCATGTCATTGTCGAAATCAGCGCTACTGTCTTGTGGGCAATAACCAATCGCTGCATTTTCAGACCACTTAATACGGCCTTGATTATGAGGTATTTCGTTCACTAAACAGCGAAGCAGGGTGGTTTTACCAACGCCGTTCTCCCCAATAATGGCAAGCTTTGAGCCTGCTTCCAAAATGAGGTTGCCATGTTCAAATAATACTTCATCAAAACCATGACCTAATTCTTCTATAACCAGAGCTTGGCGGTGAAGTTTTTTACTTTCAGTAAAGCGAATCGAGGGGCTTAAGCGACTTGATGATTTAACTTCATCTAATTTAATTTTATCCATTTTTTTTGCGCGAGAGCTGGCTTGTTTTGCCTTAGATGCATTGGCTCCAAAACGGTTAACAAAATCTTGTAACTCATCAATTTCAGCGCTTTTTTTCGCATTACCCGCAAGCAGTTGCTCACGCAACAAACTTGATTGCGCTAGGAAGTATTCATAGTTACCGGGATAGATCCGTAGCTCGCCATAATCAATATCAGCCATATGAGTACAGACCGAGTTTAAGAAATGGCGGTCATGTGAAATAATGATCATGGTGCATTTACGTTTATTGAGCTCTGTGGCTAGCCAACTAATTGTATGAATGTCTAAGTTGTTGGTCGGTTCATCTAATAGTAATATATCAGGGTTAGCAAATAGGGCTTGTGCGAGTAATACACGTAATTTCCAGCCCGGCGCAACCTGTTGCATTAACCCAAAATGAAATGACTCTTCAATACCTGCTTCTAATAATATTTCACCTGCACGACTTTCGGCTGTGTATCCATCCATTTCGGCAAACTGACTTTCAAGATCGCCAACACGCATGCCGTCTTCGTCTGTCATATCAGCTTTGCTATAGATGAAATCGCGCTCTTGTTTTACTTTCCAAAGCTTAACATCACCCATGATCACCGCATCAACAACACTATATTGTTCAAAAGCAAATTGGTCTTGGCTAAGTGTGCCCACTTTTAAACCCGGTGAAATGGAAACATTACCTGAGGTTGGTGCGAGTTCGCCACTGAGGATTTTCATGAAAGTGGATTTTCCACATCCATTGGCACCGATTAAGCCATATCGATTGCCGTGTCCAAACTGAGCAGAGATGTTTTCAAACAATGGTTCAGGACCAAATTGCATAGTAATATTTGCGGTAGAAATCAAAGCAAGTTTCCAAATGAGTGCTACAGAATATATTGACAGAAGGCTAGGTTTAGCGTTGTGAGAATAAGACTGATACCAAAGAGTATTGAGGGCGCGGATTATACAGGTAAGAGGTTAATTGTCGATTTAAAATGAGATGTCACAATTTAACCGAATAAGATTATAAAACCGAGAACAGCTAAGTTTCTATAATCTTATGGCTATTTAGCAAGTTATTTTGTCGCGTTTATCGCGGTTTCACGATCAATCGTGACATCCAAATCGGTGAGTAGGCCATTATCGATACCGTATATCCAACCGTGAACCGACACATTTTGGCCTCTTTCCCAAGCTTCTTGTACGATTGTTGTTGATGTCACGTTGGCGACTTGCTCGATAACGTTCAATTCGCACAAACGATTAAATCTTTTGACGTCATCTAGTGAATCTAGTTCTTCGTTGTGTAAGCGGTAAATGTCGCGCAGATGCCCTAGCCAATTGTCAATTAAACCTAAACGTTTGGTGCCCATGGCTGCTCTTACGCCACCACAACCATAATGACCCACAACCATAATGTGTTTTACTTTTAACACCTCAACCGCATATTGGAGTACGGATAAACAATTTAAGTCAGTATGAATGACCATATTGGCAATGTTGCGATGAACAAACACTTCACCTGGCAGTAAATCAATGATTTGATTAGAGGGTACTCGACTATCTGAGCAGCCTATCCATAGGTATTCAGGGTTTTGTTGTTTTGCGAGTTTTTCAAAAAAATGCGGGTCTTCTTTACTGATCCTTGCGGCCCAGTTCCGGTTATTGTCGAAAAGCGGTTTAAGCAGTTTCATTATTGCTCACATGAAATAGGGATAATCTGTATATGTCAGCTAATACAGTATGTAATAGCTGGCGAGTATACCAGTAAAGGTTAGCAATCTGGTCTATCCAATCCCACAGTTTATAAAATTTCAACTTGAGATTAAAAAATAAAGCGAGATATGGCCTATCTCGCTTTTAAAAATCATTGAATTGTGTGGTTAGCGGCCTGACTGATCTGACTGATCTGACTGATTAGGTTGCCAAGATTGCCATTCTTTTTTCATTCGGTTTTGCAGCTTAAACTCACTTCCGTTGGTGATCTGATTACTTGCTGAAGTAATTTCTTCAGTAACAACCGAAACGCCACCACTTAGCAAGGTTTCCAAAGAGCCTGTTTCAATGTGTGCGCCTGAAAAAATGCCTACTTCTAACTCAATACCAGAGGCGTCCCAAAATTGACTGCTATTATTGACTAAGTGTTTATATTCGTTGCGAATATGTGCAAACATTAGCACTCTTTGGCCTGAGTTTGACAGGTTATAGCCATCTATTTGACCAATCGCTATGCCGCGATAAAAGATGGGAGTACCAACTTTAATAGAACCTAATTGTTTGTCTATTAAGGTAAAATTGATGGCATCTTTGGGTCTATTGGCGTCATATTTTGCAGATTGCAGCGCGGTAAACTGTGTTGCCAAAACATCATCTTCACCGGGTATTACACCAATATAAGCACCAGTGATTAAGGTTTCAGCATCTTTAATGCCTGACAGTGATATTTGTGCATCAACGACAAAGTATTCACTATCTTGTTTGCTAAAGTGCGTAGCATATTCACCATAGAGATAAGCCTTTGCAAGTTGTGAGGATAGATCTTGGTTGAGTTTAACTTGTTGAATTTCTCCTACCTGATGACCTTGATAGCGAATAGCTGTTTTGGGCGATATTTTAGCGTTAGCTGGAAGAGTTAATGTGATCGCCTTTGCTTGAGTCAATGCAAGGTGTTGTGTGTCATAAAGCTGTGATGATGCCATAAGGGCATTTGTTGGCTCAGCCTTATTAATTAAAGCCTCCTCAAGAAATCCTAGTGAGATACTGCCTTTAATCACGCCAACTAAAGGCGCCATATTAACTTCTATTCCGGCCAGACTGGCATTTACACTCACTGCATCATTGCGCCAAAATACCGTGTTTTCTTTTAGTAATTGGCTAAATTGTTTATCTAATGCCACATATAAAGCAAAGTTATCTTGGCTGGGTTGCCATTCGACGTTAGTGATTTCGCCAATAGCCATTTTTTTATAGTACACAGGTGAGCCGGCAGATAAACCTGCTCCATCGTGACTTGTTAGCACAAAGTTTAACTTTTGAAGGTCATTAAATTGTTTTTGTGCGCTGGCCATACTGTCATAAAGCTTGAACTTATCACCTTGTTTTGTTAAAGATTTTGTTCTACTTGGTACGAGTGTCACTGC
This Shewanella aestuarii DNA region includes the following protein-coding sequences:
- the can gene encoding carbonate dehydratase — protein: MKLLKPLFDNNRNWAARISKEDPHFFEKLAKQQNPEYLWIGCSDSRVPSNQIIDLLPGEVFVHRNIANMVIHTDLNCLSVLQYAVEVLKVKHIMVVGHYGCGGVRAAMGTKRLGLIDNWLGHLRDIYRLHNEELDSLDDVKRFNRLCELNVIEQVANVTSTTIVQEAWERGQNVSVHGWIYGIDNGLLTDLDVTIDRETAINATK
- the gap gene encoding type I glyceraldehyde-3-phosphate dehydrogenase, which encodes MTIRVAINGYGRIGRNVLRALYESEKDYPIEIVALNDLGDASINAHLTKYDSVHGRFNAKVDHDDEAIYVNGDKILTFQERDPAKLPWAELNVDVVYECTGIFTSKESVQPHLNAGAKKVIISAPGKNVDATVVYGVNQDVLTKDMTVISNASCTTNCLAPFAKPLSDAVGIESGLMTTIHAYTNDQRLSDVYHTDLRRARAAAMSMIPTKTGAAAAVGLVVPELQGKFDGLAVRVPTVNVSLVDLTFLASRDTTAEEINQIVADAAKASPLCEVLAINEEPLVSIDFNHNPFSSNFDATQTRVNGRLVKVMAWYDNEWGFSNRMLDNTVALMNAK
- a CDS encoding ABC-F family ATPase is translated as MISTANITMQFGPEPLFENISAQFGHGNRYGLIGANGCGKSTFMKILSGELAPTSGNVSISPGLKVGTLSQDQFAFEQYSVVDAVIMGDVKLWKVKQERDFIYSKADMTDEDGMRVGDLESQFAEMDGYTAESRAGEILLEAGIEESFHFGLMQQVAPGWKLRVLLAQALFANPDILLLDEPTNNLDIHTISWLATELNKRKCTMIIISHDRHFLNSVCTHMADIDYGELRIYPGNYEYFLAQSSLLREQLLAGNAKKSAEIDELQDFVNRFGANASKAKQASSRAKKMDKIKLDEVKSSSRLSPSIRFTESKKLHRQALVIEELGHGFDEVLFEHGNLILEAGSKLAIIGENGVGKTTLLRCLVNEIPHNQGRIKWSENAAIGYCPQDSSADFDNDMSLFDWMSLWRTPKHNDLMVRGMLGRLLFTEDDANKKVRNCSGGEKNRLLFGKLMMMDINVLVMDEPTNHMDMEAIEALNQALKLFEGTLIFVSHDREFVSSLATRIIDVKDNKLINFQGTFDEYLASQNPLTS
- a CDS encoding glyceraldehyde-3-phosphate dehydrogenase encodes the protein MSADKHLQSWQERFEMAEAMQPLLGKLYRNQGVEVVVYGKPLLNASTIEIIKSHRLVRRHVGEKLRLRESFPFVQALSKLAVKHCKVDIGKLAINYWRDHSDGSQIEAYMAAELSLGINHGDDTPARDVVLYGFGRIGRLLARLLIERTGKSNKLCLRAIVLRGGKKGDLEKRASLLRRDSVHGPFNGSVEVDEENNAIIANGTYIQVIYANSPDQVDYTKYGIKDALVVDNTGIWKDEAGLGLHLKSPGASKVLLTAPAKGAIKNIVYGVNENDILAEDVIVSAASCTTNAITPVLKAVNDKYGIENGHVETIHSYTNDQNLIDNYHSADRRGRSAPLNMVITETGAAKAVSKALPVLEGKLTGNAIRVPTPNVSMAIISVNLNSETNRDELNEYLKDIALLSNLQNQIDFTESTEIVSSDLVGSRYAGVVDSQATIAQGKRAILYVWYDNEFGYSCQVVGVMQKMLGLTTLSLPQS
- a CDS encoding DUF2989 domain-containing protein → MNRNLVIITSFTFIGAFFGLFGCENDRNSDVICKNNPELCADLHRDSWCRFEKADLILHRLQLKNTESPSGKQLFQHLIYLENYSQCVELAAGVQHVLNTQRTSDRQRAYAVSTQNLSELQEFTKNNNDVYLAYYRWIRFNDQASLQIVIDQYKAGMIYDIDILAQLGAHYIRISPNEAKHIYRYLFDTVDTEQFNPDWLLAIASLYQQEQNFEYVYIFTKAYSLIGDEKLDSSQLLSLIGTNMSLATSLDSQASALIDDIRGNRFSNSESAVLLEDKKN